Proteins encoded in a region of the Sugiyamaella lignohabitans strain CBS 10342 chromosome B, complete sequence genome:
- a CDS encoding Bifunctional purine biosynthesis protein purH — translation MPKPIRLTASKSSRINKPSVGKKPALPLMPSDIAFLKDFDEKKSLRQARSKAQQEKLQDDGPAELEWQLQVSTIPDIVKSMRIVLDRMWAPIPEKGLGREGRGDVYHFRKSIPPLVRTTHLYAIYPDNSTYVDREIRTACEDGTVRRLVVNLVEGSDLLIESTHYYAILDEQVRKYEESLSKSEDEGSKVVTSAIVKALKIFKKLLIKNPTAISLSLSELEDVDLAKLRNNLLSLGFLTLQSGQMDSFVISVPNIGSYLRLVASSRKWIIRNLDKMSWKELLESTLQERWESNKTYWYDFKGCLLEWVLYDCFGGGWCEPFKTPVGRGWKLTGKKG, via the coding sequence ATGCCTAAACCAATTCGGTTGACGGCGTCCAAATCATCACGGATAAACAAGCCATCAGTTGGGAAGAAACCTGCTCTTCCTCTCATGCCATCCGACATTGCATTTTTAAAAGATTTTgatgaaaagaaatcgCTTCGACAAGCCCGATCTAAAGCCCAACAAGAAAAACTTCAGGATGACGGACCAGCCGAGTTGGAATGGCAATTGCAAGTTAGCACTATTCCGGATATTGTAAAATCTATGAGGATAGTTTTGGATAGAATGTGGGCCCCCATACCTGAGAAGGGTCTTGGTAGAGAAGGCAGAGGAGATGTTTACCATTTCCGAAAATCAATACCGCCTCTGGTCCGAACTACCCACTTATATGCCATTTATCCAGACAATTCTACATATGTAGATAGAGAAATACGAACAGCTTGCGAGGATGGTACCGTTCGGCGACTTGTTGTTAATTTGGTAGAAGGCAGTGATTTGCTGATAGAGTCAACGCATTATTATGCTATACTCGATGAGCAAGTCCGGAAATATGAGGAATCACTTTCTAaatctgaagatgaaggGTCAAAAGTAGTGACTTCTGCAATAGTCAAGGCgttaaaaatattcaagaagttgttaataaaaaatcCAACGGCAATTTCATTATCACTGTCAGAATTAGAGGACGTTGATCTTGCAAAACTAAGAAATAACCTGCTATCACTAGGGTTTTTGACTCTACAATCTGGGCAGATGGATTCATTTGTAATATCAGTGCCGAATATAGGATCGTATTTAAGGCTCGTCGCATCCAGTCGTAAATGGATCATCCGTAATCTCGATAAGATGTCCTGGAAAGAGCTGTTGGAGTCTACATTACAAGAGCGCTGGGAATCTAATAAAACATATTGGTATGATTTCAAAGGGTGTCTGCTAGAATGGGTGTTGTATGATTGTTTTGGCGGTGGCTGGTGTGAACCCTTCAAGACACCAGTTGGAAGAGGTTGGAAGCTTACAGGTAAGAAAGGATAA
- the SUL1 gene encoding Sul1p (High affinity sulfate permease of the SulP anion transporter family; sulfate uptake is mediated by specific sulfate transporters Sul1p and Sul2p, which control the concentration of endogenous activated sulfate intermediates; GO_component: GO:0016021 - integral component of membrane [Evidence IEA,IEA]; GO_component: GO:0016021 - integral component of membrane [Evidence ISM] [PMID 12192589]; GO_component: GO:0016020 - membrane [Evidence IEA,IEA,IEA]; GO_component: GO:0005886 - plasma membrane [Evidence IMP,ISS] [PMID 7616962]; GO_function: GO:0008271 - secondary active sulfate transmembrane transporter activity [Evidence IEA]; GO_function: GO:0015116 - sulfate transmembrane transporter activity [Evidence IEA]; GO_function: GO:0015116 - sulfate transmembrane transporter activity [Evidence IGI,IMP] [PMID 7616962]; GO_process: GO:1902358 - sulfate transmembrane transport [Evidence IEA]; GO_process: GO:0008272 - sulfate transport [Evidence IEA]; GO_process: GO:0008272 - sulfate transport [Evidence IGI,IMP] [PMID 7616962]; GO_process: GO:0055085 - transmembrane transport [Evidence IEA]; GO_process: GO:0055085 - transmembrane transport [Evidence IMP] [PMID 7616962]; GO_process: GO:0006810 - transport [Evidence IEA]), whose amino-acid sequence MSTGSDHLFSSSGNGANDEAEPSYISIPQYDEPPVSIKDFGREVFADTPKKIKEYLLSLFPIIRWIYRYNFVWLYGDLIAGITVGAVLVPQSMSYAKIATLPPQIGLYSSFVGVMIYCFFATSKDVSIGPVAVMSLQTSKAIAHVIHKHPEYANDPTYIALGLSLLCGAIALGIGLLRLGFILEYIPMPAVLGFMTGSAFTIAAGQVPGLMGISKLFNTRDATHLVVIHTLQNLKHSNLDAAFGLVSLFILYFSRWLFAFLGKRYPKYERVFFFGSVLRNAFVIIFSTLISWGICHHHKNPKKFPISVLGTVPRGLQNVGYHTIDQNLASALAPELPISTVILLMEHIAIAKSFGRVNDYRINPNQELIAIGTTNMIGTFFNAYPATGSFSRSALKSKCGVRTPLAGIFTGIVVIVAIYGLTGTFYWISNASLSAVIIHAVTDLMAPWYVTWKFWKSSPVETIVFLGAVFLSVFVSLESGIYFSFAACLVFLLLRISFPTGQFLGRVEVVEYLNPNYSEANGAIEETSRIDNDPEDKKKYEVVRQTSSSGSANPKPTTVKKYTWVPLNHHNINKDVLIQPPPPGVFVFRPGESFTFPNAARQLEILVQEVRKQTRKGGVQQHQLTLGERPWNDHGPRHKVYDEGFVDERPLLRAVVFDFSASPHIDLNGVQALADIRQELNKYANREVEYHFVGILSVWSRRALMAHSFGGDNSETRPERHYVEISLRQAAGVDGSATEAVEEESKKKNKYRDEEERDTVSQLSNDGSYIPIIATNTPFFHLEIPNLEFPESRE is encoded by the coding sequence ATGTCTACGGGCTCTGACCATTTATTTAGTTCCTCGGGGAATGGAGCTAATGATGAAGCTGAACCTTCATATATTTCCATTCCTCAATATGACGAGCCTCCTGTGTCTATAAAAGACTTTGGCCGTGAGGTCTTTGCTGACACtcccaaaaaaatcaaagagtATTTACTTTCATTATTTCCCATCATTCGTTGGATTTATAGATACAATTTTGTTTGGCTTTATGGCGATTTAATTGCCGGTATCACTGTCGGTGCTGTTCTAGTTCCTCAGAGTATGTCATATGCTAAAATTGCTACTCTCCCTCCTCAGATTGGTTTGTACTCATCTTTTGTTGGTGTAATGATTTATTGTTTCTTTGCTACTTCTAAGGATGTTTCCATCGGTCCAGTTGCTGTTATGTCATTACAAACATCGAAGGCCATTGCCCATGTGATTCATAAGCATCCTGAGTATGCCAATGACCCTACTTACATTGCTCTTGGCTTGTCTCTTCTCTGTGGTGCCATCGCTTTGGGAATAGGTTTGTTGCGATTGGGTTTTATTCTAGAGTATATTCCAATGCCTGCTGTATTAGGTTTCATGACTGGTTCTGCCTTCACTATCGCAGCTGGTCAAGTTCCTGGTTTGATGGGAATTTCAAAGCTCTTCAATACTCGTGATGCTACCCATTTGGTGGTTATTCACACGTTACAAAATTTAAAGCACTCGAATCTCGATGCTGCTTTTGGGCTTGTCTCATTGTTTATCTTGTATTTTTCGAGATGGCTTTTCGCTTTTCTTGGAAAGAGATATCCCAAGTACGAAAGAGtattcttttttggttCGGTGTTGAGAAATGCATttgtcattattttttccaCATTGATTTCATGGGGTATCTGCCACCACCATAAGAATCCCAAGAAGTTTCCTATCAGTGTTCTCGGAACCGTTCCTCGTGGCCTGCAAAATGTTGGCTATCACACTATTGATCAAAACTTAGCTAGTGCTTTGGCTCCTGAGTTACCCATTTCCACTGTTATTCTTCTTATGGAGCACATTGCTATTGCAAAGTCCTTTGGTCGTGTTAATGACTATAGAATCAACCCCAATCAAGAGCTTATTGCTATTGGTACTACCAATATGATCGGTACCTTTTTCAATGCCTACCCTGCTACCGGTTCATTTTCTAGATCTGCTCTTAAGTCCAAGTGTGGTGTTCGTACTCCTCTCGCTGGTATTTTTACTGGTATTGTGGTTATTGTCGCTATCTACGGGTTGACTGGTACCTTTTATTGGATTTCTAATGCCAGTTTGAGTGCTGTTATTATTCATGCTGTTACTGATCTTATGGCCCCTTGGTATGTGACTTGGAAGTTTTGGAAGTCGTCACCAGTTGAAACTATCGTTTTTCTCGGTGCCGTGTTCCTATCTGTTTTCGTTTCGCTTGAATCAGGTATCTATTTTTCGTTCGCTGCTTGTTTAGTATTCTTACTATTGCGCATTTCGTTCCCTACTGGTCAGTTCTTGGGACGTGTTGAGGTGGTCGAATATTTGAATCCAAATTATAGTGAGGCTAATGGCGCTATCGAGGAGACTTCAAGAATTGATAATGACCCTgaagataagaaaaaatatgaaGTTGTTCGTCAaaccagtagcagtggtTCAGCTAACCCAAAACCTACTACTGTTAAGAAATACACGTGGGTACCTTTAAATCATCATAACATTAACAAGGACGTGTTAATtcaaccacctccacctgGTGTGTTTGTGTTCAGACCAGGTGAGTCGTTTACTTTCCCCAATGCGGCAAGACAGTTAGAGattcttgttcaagaagttAGAAAACAGACAAGGAAGGGTGGTgttcaacagcatcaattGACCTTAGGCGAGAGACCCTGGAATGACCACGGTCCTCGACACAAGGTATACGATGAAGGCTTTGTTGATGAGAGACCACTCTTACgtgctgttgtttttgacTTCTCTGCTAGTCCTCACATTGATTTGAATGGTGTTCAAGCTCTGGCTGATATCAGACAGGAGCTCAACAAGTACGCTAATCGTGAGGTTGAGTACCATTTTGTTGGCATTTTATCAGTTTGGTCTCGTCGTGCTCTTATGGCCCACTCATTTGGAGGCGACAATTCAGAGACAAGACCTGAGCGACATTATGTTGAAATTTCTCTACGACAAGCTGCTGGAGTCGATGGATCTGCCACAGAGGCTGTAGAGGAAGAgtccaagaaaaagaataaatataggGATGAGGAGGAACGGGACACGGTTTCTCAACTGAGCAATGATGGAAGTTACATCCCAATTATTGCTACGAATACCCCATTTTTCCATCTCGAGATTCCCAATCTAGAATTCCCTGAGTCTAgggaataa
- the YJU2 gene encoding Yju2p (Essential protein required for pre-mRNA splicing; associates transiently with the spliceosomal NTC ('nineteen complex') and acts after Prp2p to promote the first catalytic reaction of splicing; GO_component: GO:0071006 - U2-type catalytic step 1 spliceosome [Evidence IDA] [PMID 17515604]; GO_component: GO:0005634 - nucleus [Evidence IEA,IEA]; GO_component: GO:0005634 - nucleus [Evidence IDA] [PMID 14562095]; GO_function: GO:0000384 - first spliceosomal transesterification activity [Evidence IDA] [PMID 17515604]; GO_process: GO:0000349 - generation of catalytic spliceosome for first transesterification step [Evidence IDA] [PMID 17515604]) gives MGDRKTVNKYYPPDFDPSKITKKRKSIKESAAASLQTVRLMAPFSMRCTTCGEFIYRGKKFNAKKQPTGESYLGIKIIRFYIRCPRCAGEIRFKTDPKIGDYVTEQGAERNREPWREKAEEEEDLEQRLDRLEREEIEQQEREQLRKQYGIAGAVTAKKDQNNPDADIMAELESKVLDSKREMEIQDELDAIRTRNARIEMAASGGGLLERAQEVVQSAVVGKKKLEEEEDEEAARKAFKRTSDGVIIRQARPPDDTGPSATSTSNVSSTVPIKPTVPNASLFNPTSVLKKPVKGGKKLNALGVVVKKKSLV, from the coding sequence atggGTGACCGTAAAACAGTGAACAAATACTACCCTCCAGATTTCGATCCTTCGAAAAtcacgaagaagaggaaatCCATTAAGgagtcagcagcagcaagtttGCAAACTGTGCGGTTGATGGCTCCGTTCTCTATGCGATGTACGACATGTGGCGAGTTCATATATCGAGGAAAGAAATTTAATGCAAAAAAGCAGCCTACCGGTGAATCATATTTAGGGATCAAGATCATTCGTTTCTATATCCGATGTCCTCGCTGTGCTGGAGAGATTAGGTTCAAAACTGATCCGAAAATTGGCGATTATGTTACAGAACAGGGAGCTGAACGGAACAGAGAACCATGGCGTGAAAAAGcagaagaggaggaggatCTCGAGCAGAGGCTTGATCGTCTAGAAAGAGAGGAAATCGAGCAACAAGAAAGGGAGCAATTGAGAAAACAATATGGAATAGCGGGTGCAGTCACCGCAAAGAAGGATCAGAATAATCCAGATGCCGACATTATGGCTGAACTTGAAAGCAAAGTCCTAGATAGCAAAAGAGAGATGGAAATTCAAGATGAGCTGGATGCCATTCGAACCCGTAATGCTCGTATTGAGATGGCTGCTTCAGGGGGAGGATTGCTGGAGCGTGCTCAGGAGGTCGTACAGTCAGCCGTTGTCgggaagaagaaactagaagaggaagaagatgaagaagcagcaagAAAGGCATTTAAACGGACTTCGGATGGTGTAATTATTAGACAGGCTCGACCACCAGATGATACTGGGCCATCAGCGACAAGTACTTCTAATGTTTCCAGTACTGTGCCCATAAAGCCTACGGTCCCTAATGCATCACTGTTCAATCCAACTAGTGTTCTGAAGAAGCCCGTGAAAGGGGGTAAAAAACTGAATGCTTTGGGCGTCGTagtaaagaaaaaaagccTAGtctaa
- the TRK2 gene encoding Trk2p (Component of the Trk1p-Trk2p potassium transport system; contributes to K(+) supply and maintenance of plasma-membrane potential; TRK2 has a paralog, TRK1, that arose from the whole genome duplication; GO_component: GO:0016021 - integral component of membrane [Evidence IEA,IEA]; GO_component: GO:0016021 - integral component of membrane [Evidence ISM] [PMID 12192589]; GO_component: GO:0016020 - membrane [Evidence IEA,IEA]; GO_component: GO:0005886 - plasma membrane [Evidence TAS] [PMID 2072919]; GO_function: GO:0008324 - cation transmembrane transporter activity [Evidence IEA]; GO_function: GO:0015079 - potassium ion transmembrane transporter activity [Evidence IEA]; GO_function: GO:0015079 - potassium ion transmembrane transporter activity [Evidence IDA,ISS] [PMID 2072919]; GO_process: GO:0006812 - cation transport [Evidence IEA]; GO_process: GO:0030007 - cellular potassium ion homeostasis [Evidence IDA] [PMID 2072919]; GO_process: GO:0006811 - ion transport [Evidence IEA]; GO_process: GO:0071805 - potassium ion transmembrane transport [Evidence IEA]; GO_process: GO:0006813 - potassium ion transport [Evidence IEA]; GO_process: GO:0042391 - regulation of membrane potential [Evidence IMP] [PMID 21424545]; GO_process: GO:0055085 - transmembrane transport [Evidence IEA]; GO_process: GO:0006810 - transport [Evidence IEA]) produces the protein MTFLCSIILYPGGNIRYIDALFIGAAGCTQAGLNTVQLNELYTYQQIFLMIFPFLTTPIFIHSSVVFLRLHWFEKHFKDVKINSKIQSKLRRTATMARAESRDHEIGLEPLKWNGEYSKRDSNPPVPTSNNTEEVSGLHVPPASDIRFGDLPQPRRQKSIAPQDMYKSINMMQRNRRLSNDLNDGPALVIKSPRVMDEENELKEKMRLAATVTGQNVDSSPSSSGNASTEHESVDLGERIRPSISYAVSPERSNYDIDGIKLDRRSRTLSTSNVPNENQRSQHERTGSKASVTRGTRRFSRSRTLDRIFNRTLSNDGPTTKVMSTNYLSWQPTVGRNSAFVDLTEEQKEELGGVEYRSLKLLAKVLVAYYMGFYLFGLVTFWPYASLRNLLKDHFTSEGFTSTLWAWFTSVSAFSDTGFTLTPESMAFFQREAYIPLLSAFLIVIGNTGFPVLLRFIIWIAFKFTPRFGRAHESLGFLLDHPRRCFTLLFPSSATWWLLAVLVILNSVDLVLFLVLDLTSKAITEIPVGYRIVCGLFQAIATRTAGFTIVSMSDVHPAVRVSYVIMMYISVLPIAISVRRTNVYEEQSLGVYYPENDGEDPEAKHHSYVGAHLKKQLYFDLWFICLGLFIICIAEGAKLDNNEFQIFDVLFEIVSAYGTVGLSMGAANTNLALSGAFNVIGKLVIIALMIRGRHRGLPYALDRAIILQGDKIQRTDSIQETRTRNKRLMSMSIPINDDVGLTTARSNDTGYMRERPGLRTETSTLDRFPSQAVSDGEDD, from the coding sequence ATGACATTCCTATGTTCGATTATCCTTTATCCAGGGGGTAATATTCGATATATTGACGCACTGTTCATAGGAGCGGCAGGCTGTACCCAAGCTGGTCTTAATACTGTTCAGTTGAACGAGTTATACACTTATCAacaaatatttctgatGATTTTTCCATTCTTGACTACTCCTATCTTCATCCACTCCTCGGTGGTGTTTTTACGATTACATTGGTTTGAAAAGCATTTTAAAGAtgtcaaaatcaactcCAAGATTCAGTCCAAACTACGTAGAACCGCTACTATGGCGCGAGCTGAGTCGAGGGATCATGAGATCGGTCTAGAGCCACTGAAATGGAATGGTGAATATTCTAAACGCGACTCGAACCCCCCCGTTCCCACAAGTAACAATACTGAAGAAGTAAGCGGGTTGCATGTTCCACCAGCTTCAGATATTCGATTTGGAGACTTACCACAGCCCAGACGACAAAAGTCTATTGCCCCTCAGGACATGTACAAGTCTATCAACATGATGCAAAGAAATAGGAGACTATCAAACGACCTTAACGACGGTCCTGCTCTTGTTATTAAGAGCCCAAGAGTTATGGATGAAGAAAACGAGcttaaagaaaaaatgcGCTTAGCTGCCACTGTAACTGGGCAGAACGTTGATTCTTCtcccagcagcagcggtaATGCTAGTACCGAACATGAGAGTGTCGATTTAGGAGAAAGGATACGACCTTCAATCTCGTATGCAGTATCTCCAGAGAGATCGAACTATGACATAGATGGTATAAAGCTGGACCGCCGGTCAAGAACGCTTTCGACTTCTAATGTTCCAAATGAAAATCAAAGATCCCAGCATGAAAGAACTGGCTCAAAAGCATCAGTAACTAGGGGTACGAGAAGGTTTAGTAGATCAAGGACATTGGATAGGATATTTAATCGAACTCTCAGTAATGATGGACCTACCACTAAAGTTATGAGTACAAACTATCTTTCCTGGCAACCTACAGTAGGGAGAAATTCCGCCTTTGTTGACTTGACCGAggaacaaaaagaagagctcGGAGGGGTCGAGTATCGATCTCTCAAACTTCTAGCAAAAGTCCTTGTAGCTTATTACATGGGTTTCTATCTTTTTGGTCTTGTGACTTTTTGGCCCTATGCATCTCTACGGAACCTTTTAAAAGACCATTTCACGTCTGAAGGTTTTACCTCTACATTATGGGCATGGTTTACGTCCGTATCGGCGTTTTCTGATACAGGCTTCACACTTACTCCAGAATCAATGGCCTTCTTCCAAAGAGAAGCATATATTCCTCTGTTAAGTGCTTTCCTGATTGTTATTGGTAATACAGGGTTTCCTGTTCTACTGAGATTTATTATCTGGATTGCCTTCAAATTCACTCCTAGATTTGGTCGCGCTCATGAATCTTTGGGATTCTTATTGGATCATCCACGTCGTTGTTTTACACTCCTGTTTCCTTCAAGTGCTACCTGGTGGTTACTAGCTGTTCTTGTTATCCTAAATTCGGTTGATTTGGTTTTATTCTTGGTTCTCGATTTGACCAGCAAGGCTATTACTGAAATTCCAGTTGGTTATAGGATAGTGTGTGGACTCTTCCAAGCCATTGCTACTAGAACTGCCGGGTTTACAATTGTTAGCATGTCAGACGTGCATCCCGCTGTCCGTGTGAGTTATGTCATCATGATGTATATCTCAGTTTTGCCTATCGCTATCAGTGTGAGAAGAACCAATGTCTACGAAGAGCAATCTCTGGGAGTGTACTATCCGGAAaatgatggtgaagatcCTGAAGCAAAGCATCATTCATATGTTGGTGCGcatttgaagaagcaattatattttgatttgtggTTCATTTGCCTTGGTTTGTTCATCATTTGTATCGCAGAGGGAGCAAAACTTGATAACAACGAATTCCAAATTTTCGATGTGCTGTTTGAAATCGTCAGTGCTTATGGCACGGTTGGTCTCTCCATGGGTGCAGCAAATACAAATTTGGCTCTTAGTGGAGCATTCAATGTCATTGGGAAGCTCGTTATCATTGCCCTAATGATTCGGGGTCGTCATAGAGGTTTGCCATATGCTCTAGATAGAGCAATTATTCTGCAAGGAGACAAGATACAGCGAACGGATAGCATTCAAGAAACTCGTACGAGAAATAAGAGGTTGATGAGTATGAGTATTCCCATCAATGACGATGTTGGTCTCACGACGGCTCGCTCCAATGATACTGGTTATATGCGTGAGAGACCGGGTCTTCGAACAGAAACAAGCACATTGGATCGTTTCCCTAGTCAAGCTGTATCAGACGGGGAAGACGACTAG